The Roseibium sp. Sym1 nucleotide sequence CGCATAGAACCTTACGTGCGGAGTGCCGGTTACCAGCGGGTCGTCCCTGAAACGGCTGTCTTCCAGGGCGTCAGGCACACACAATGGTGTGTCCTGAAGGATCGCGTGATCGCAGAAAGAGCCCGCCCTGGGGAGCGACGCCGTGTTCAAACCGATTTCCGACAGGAAATACTGTGTATCCCGGCCGATAAAACAGACGTAGGCAATGTCGACTCCGAAGAGCGCCACCAGTGTCTGCGCCGTGTCCCTGAAGATGGGGTCCGCTTCGGTTTCAAGATACTTGAAGCTGTCGATTTCCTTCAGTCTCGCGCACTCATCGTCGACTTGTCCGGTATCTGTCATTGTCCAATCAGCAAATATTATTCAGTGTGATCTGCTTGTTGCAGCCATCATTGCCGAGAATACTTTCAATATGGTGTGTGGCAACAGGCATCTTTCAGTAAAAGTTCTCAAGATGACGCAGATGCGGATTTCAGTCATAGGAAATTTCTGATCCGTTCCGTGTGCAAGGTTTTTGCCCATCCGGATGCCTGAGGTTCCCCGAAGGAAGTGTCTGGGCTGAAGACCGGGCAGGCCTCTGGAAAGCCGTGACGCGTAAGACGAGCGGGTCAACAACACCCGCCTGATCCGCCGCATGCATCTTCCCGTGGCAGGGAAGATCAGTGCCGATGCGCAGCAGTCCAGATGGTATCAGGTGTCTTCTGAAAATCTGAGCTTGTGTCTGTCTTCCGAGGTGCCGTGGCCGATGGCGACGGCATAAAGAACGACTTCCTCGTTTTCCGGACAATGGCACAATGCGCCGACCTCATCATCGAAGAACCCTCCGATGTTCAGGGACTGGGCTCCCAGGCCGGTACAGGCAAGGTTGATGTTCTGCGCCACGTGGCCGGCTTCCAGCAGGACATACCGATAGCCCCTGTCTCCGTATTTCTTGAGCGAACGGGACATCCTGCTGGTTATGACGATCAGAGCCGGTGCGAGCATCGGCGGATATTGACCCATGAACAGGTAGCGCATGAGCGGGGCGGGGAGCGTGAGGTCGCGGTTGCGTTCCAGACCTTTGAGAAGAGGCTGGTAATGGTAGATCCCGTTGCTGAGCCCGGACGTGTTTCTGGACACAAGATACAGCTCGAGCGGATACATTCCGCCGCCTGAGGGAACCGGGCGTTCCAGAAACTCGGCGGTGTTCCAGTGGTCCTGTCCCCAGACGCCATAGCCATGGAACAGGATGCCCGACACCGTTTCGAGCGAAATCGGATCCTGTGCGAATTCCCGGCACGAACAGCGATTGGCGAGAACATCGCTCAGCCCTGTCGTGACCCGTGGCGGCGCCGGAAGCGGCTGAAACGGTCTCGAGGGGGCTTCCGCCCCGGGTTCGGGAACGTCATCGGCGCCGCTGGTCTCTTCAGCGTTGTGTGCCCATCGCGACGAATTGCGATGGTAGGTCCAGGCGAGTTCAAAATCGGAGAAGGCCGGTGGATGTTTCATCTGTCGTTCAGGCGAGTGGATGAGGATAGGGGTTCAGGGTGTGGGGTGTCGTGGGCGCGAGGCCGAGATGTTCCGGGAACCGGTAAAGACGGGAGGCGGCCAGCCGTCGCTCGCGGAAGCCGAAATGCATCGGCTGGTAGTCCGGGATCACGACGCGCGCGACGCTTGCTCCCACCGTCCGGGCATCATCGGACGTCAGATTGGCATAGAGGAGGTCAGTCCCCTGGGCGGCCAGTTTCGCGGACAGGTCCTCCAGACAGTCGATGGTGGTCCGCGGCCCGGTCTGCGAAAGGCTCCAGTCGATGCGGCCCGGCGGAGCCTTTCTGAGAAAGTCGAACTGCGCCAGGGTTTCGGTCGATGCGTAGAGCAGGTCGTGATCTTCCAGTTCGGTCACGCCGGACGGGTCGCGCACCAGGTCCTCCATGCGGGAGCGCACCTCCGGCTGCCGCAGGCGCATGCGCAAGGCGGGCCGGACCTGGCAGGCCTCGACCAGAGCCCCGGCCGCGGCGCGGGCCGGATCGTGGCCGGCGCCGAGCCCGACCACCGCCGCCGGTCCGTCCGACCACAGGCCGGTGCCCGGCGCCGGGGCGAAGGCAATCCCGATAAAGACGTGAACGCCGTTGTCGGTCGGTGCCTGGAACAGCTCCAGGCTGATGTCCCGGCGCGCATGGGCGGTCACGAGATCGCGGATGTCCGGGTCCGGATGGTCCGACGGATCGACGGCACGGCAAGGCAACCGGTTCAACCACGTGGACAGGAAGGCGTCGCGTTCGATCACTTCATAGGCGCCGGACAGAATTGCGTCCGCCAGGGTCGGTCCCGCGGCCAGGCCGTTTGAGGTGATCGGGAACAGGAACGGCTCGTCGCCCTGTGTTTCATATGCCATCAGCACGGCAAGCGCGGGAACCGCCCGCTCGCGGCCGTCCACCAGAGAGCGCATCGCCACCCATCCAAGGCTGCAATCGGGCTCATAGGGGTCATATTTGAGACCCGGGTATTGTTCGGGTTGAAACAGCACGAGCCGCGCCGGGTCCAGAGACGGCATGTCCAACCGGTCGGCGCGGCCGCGCTGAATGCGCTCCTCTCCCCAGCTGCTGGCGGCGTACCGTTCGATGGCCTCGCCCATGGCGCTGAGCCGTGCCGCCGCATGGGTGAAGCCCTTGCCGGAGGCGACGACCGGACTGTCATCGGTCTCGAGAAAGCGGTGATTTGCAAGCTCGGCACGCCAGACATAGGGCCTTTGCGGCTCCGACAGGTCCTTGTGAATGCGGTGGAGCTTGCGAACGATCCCGGTCAGGGGGCTGACCAGCTCGTCGATATGGGCGGCCAGATCGCCGGGTTTTCCGCAGCTCAAGTCCTGCAGGAGGGGGTGCTCAGGGGGCTGGAAGTTTTTTTTTGAGCAGACCGGGCAATCGGGCCGGCGCAACACCTTGTGAAAGGTCCAGCCTGTCTGAAAGGGAACGTATTCCAGCAGGTGGTCGACTGCGTTCGCGCGGCCAAAAGCAAGCTTTGTCTTGATGATCTGGTTGACCGCCTCTCCGGCGAGAATCTGCGTCAGATATCCGACAGACCCGCCGGCATCGTAAACAGGGTC carries:
- a CDS encoding SagB/ThcOx family dehydrogenase yields the protein MKHPPAFSDFELAWTYHRNSSRWAHNAEETSGADDVPEPGAEAPSRPFQPLPAPPRVTTGLSDVLANRCSCREFAQDPISLETVSGILFHGYGVWGQDHWNTAEFLERPVPSGGGMYPLELYLVSRNTSGLSNGIYHYQPLLKGLERNRDLTLPAPLMRYLFMGQYPPMLAPALIVITSRMSRSLKKYGDRGYRYVLLEAGHVAQNINLACTGLGAQSLNIGGFFDDEVGALCHCPENEEVVLYAVAIGHGTSEDRHKLRFSEDT
- a CDS encoding TOMM precursor leader peptide-binding protein, yielding MIKNNGDDLAFRLVPEGAVLRRDTDRLTIKAPHAAVDLSGSSADLFEQKILPLLDGTHSVSEIAVAAGLSGTDMLAGLLSELNKVGLLYSDAPGSGADPFLDYLETVGLDRAESRSLLSAFRVAVFGNGRLAREIVRALGELHVGVAEIIDGSEDSPVGLEEDALLQHLASYDFVVSAFGAAHPAIDHRVNRVIHELGVPALFCRVGTASSLLGPLVFPFETACFTCARMRVAACASDFTAHLAYEEAVAARPDPVYDAGGSVGYLTQILAGEAVNQIIKTKLAFGRANAVDHLLEYVPFQTGWTFHKVLRRPDCPVCSKKNFQPPEHPLLQDLSCGKPGDLAAHIDELVSPLTGIVRKLHRIHKDLSEPQRPYVWRAELANHRFLETDDSPVVASGKGFTHAAARLSAMGEAIERYAASSWGEERIQRGRADRLDMPSLDPARLVLFQPEQYPGLKYDPYEPDCSLGWVAMRSLVDGRERAVPALAVLMAYETQGDEPFLFPITSNGLAAGPTLADAILSGAYEVIERDAFLSTWLNRLPCRAVDPSDHPDPDIRDLVTAHARRDISLELFQAPTDNGVHVFIGIAFAPAPGTGLWSDGPAAVVGLGAGHDPARAAAGALVEACQVRPALRMRLRQPEVRSRMEDLVRDPSGVTELEDHDLLYASTETLAQFDFLRKAPPGRIDWSLSQTGPRTTIDCLEDLSAKLAAQGTDLLYANLTSDDARTVGASVARVVIPDYQPMHFGFRERRLAASRLYRFPEHLGLAPTTPHTLNPYPHPLA